One Mycolicibacterium pulveris genomic region harbors:
- a CDS encoding DUF7240 domain-containing protein, which yields MWEPPAGFVDMLADADTAAHRGGVQVLEVPRVGRVSARRPGPAGAAWLAMSVKPVERRRGQSEDEAKAVEAQQRHEWLARFVREHLADGEYERILAAMLDGDAPADAVYRIGRAVATWGTARPFGAVVSLAFTSALHWRNLRTRIRSHGIADPMRLPSMHAILDEMETFWLESLHTGNVDKDRYEREQLFDKLYEPDPDDADTAASGEGGASPTTPPPGFSQSEINASFKALSGQLGAR from the coding sequence GTGTGGGAGCCGCCTGCGGGGTTTGTGGACATGCTGGCCGATGCCGACACCGCTGCACACCGTGGCGGGGTGCAGGTGTTGGAGGTGCCGCGCGTCGGGCGGGTGTCGGCCCGCCGGCCGGGTCCGGCCGGGGCGGCGTGGCTGGCGATGTCGGTGAAACCGGTCGAGCGTCGTCGCGGCCAGTCTGAGGACGAGGCGAAGGCGGTCGAGGCGCAGCAGCGGCACGAGTGGCTGGCCCGGTTCGTGCGCGAGCATCTGGCCGACGGCGAGTATGAGCGGATCTTGGCGGCGATGCTCGACGGCGACGCCCCGGCCGATGCGGTGTATCGGATCGGTCGGGCGGTGGCGACGTGGGGCACGGCCCGCCCGTTCGGGGCGGTGGTGTCGCTGGCGTTCACGTCGGCGCTGCACTGGCGCAACCTGCGTACCCGCATCCGGTCGCACGGCATCGCCGATCCGATGAGGCTGCCGTCGATGCACGCAATCTTGGATGAGATGGAGACGTTCTGGCTGGAGTCACTGCACACCGGCAACGTGGATAAGGACCGTTACGAGCGTGAGCAGCTGTTCGACAAGCTGTATGAGCCTGACCCCGACGACGCTGATACCGCGGCCTCCGGTGAGGGTGGCGCGTCGCCTACGACGCCGCCGCCGGGGTTCTCGCAGAGCGAGATCAACGCCAGCTTCAAAGCCCTCAGCGGACAGCTAGGTGCACGCTGA
- a CDS encoding DUF7196 family protein, which translates to MACSRCGSGRRRAGATKPKTGVKVLGYDFVPPGGGAAVRYLTELEAQRAQRRHGGGTITEVTKGG; encoded by the coding sequence ATGGCGTGCAGTAGGTGCGGTTCGGGCCGGCGGCGTGCGGGTGCGACGAAGCCGAAGACCGGTGTGAAGGTGCTCGGTTATGACTTCGTGCCGCCCGGTGGCGGCGCCGCAGTGCGCTATCTGACTGAGCTGGAGGCGCAGCGGGCGCAGCGTCGTCACGGCGGCGGCACGATCACCGAGGTCACGAAAGGCGGCTAG
- a CDS encoding DUF7172 family protein, which yields MNNEHFATVDDAVGPQPWMQYRPLAHAEAESVSAFYPPTSFWGGKNEPVHTLNVQWTNDSPVGQWVYGMVTRSGAQVTLQARSRAYLAMSQGVAVGDAESPPPIDMEVVSRFGNGWDIGKGGILALGTSFGVHSISQNSCTAPLMPRDPGWWYVAPGETFFARVEVRFISEFWENTLIDGGGSGAESGFVSGETALDLFGIPAMTPPEPRPTPSVVGVEHGVGGLGAATSVDVPSGTTEGDVILAIVTNQFGIGEEILPQQAGWTMLHAVNDGFFGVGDVHMRIFGRVATDAEPASYGFTNGFLAEEIAHLVTIRDAEPDFAEGWHFASTMRRFIWERWQGHICPSIDMPGGLLLCGSYFAHSNLQSPITQTQPEGMTELSDVPVAGSTCALAALSDPPRPTLARVFVPSTVPQVSGRSISLSVLVPGREVTV from the coding sequence GTGAACAATGAGCACTTCGCGACGGTTGATGACGCGGTGGGGCCGCAGCCGTGGATGCAGTACCGGCCGTTGGCGCACGCCGAGGCTGAGTCGGTGTCGGCGTTCTACCCGCCGACGAGTTTCTGGGGCGGCAAGAACGAGCCGGTGCACACGCTGAATGTGCAGTGGACGAACGACTCCCCGGTGGGGCAGTGGGTGTACGGCATGGTCACGCGCAGCGGCGCGCAGGTGACGCTGCAGGCCCGCTCCCGCGCCTACCTGGCGATGTCGCAAGGGGTGGCGGTCGGTGATGCGGAGTCGCCGCCGCCCATCGACATGGAGGTGGTGTCGCGGTTCGGCAACGGCTGGGACATCGGCAAGGGCGGCATCCTGGCGTTGGGCACCAGTTTCGGTGTGCACAGCATCAGCCAGAACAGTTGCACCGCGCCGCTGATGCCGCGTGACCCCGGCTGGTGGTACGTCGCGCCCGGCGAAACGTTTTTCGCCCGCGTGGAAGTGCGGTTCATCAGCGAGTTCTGGGAGAACACCCTGATCGACGGCGGCGGGTCCGGCGCGGAGTCGGGGTTTGTTTCCGGGGAGACGGCGCTGGACTTGTTCGGGATTCCCGCGATGACGCCACCGGAGCCGCGGCCGACACCGTCGGTGGTGGGCGTCGAGCACGGCGTCGGCGGGCTGGGGGCAGCGACCAGCGTGGATGTGCCGTCGGGCACCACCGAGGGTGACGTGATCCTGGCGATCGTGACCAACCAGTTCGGTATCGGTGAGGAGATCCTGCCGCAGCAGGCCGGGTGGACGATGCTGCACGCCGTCAACGACGGGTTTTTCGGCGTCGGGGATGTGCATATGCGGATCTTCGGGCGGGTGGCCACCGACGCTGAGCCGGCCAGTTACGGGTTCACGAACGGGTTTTTGGCTGAGGAGATCGCGCACCTGGTGACGATTCGGGATGCGGAGCCGGATTTCGCGGAGGGTTGGCATTTCGCGTCGACGATGCGCCGGTTCATCTGGGAGCGTTGGCAGGGGCATATCTGCCCGTCGATCGACATGCCGGGCGGGCTGCTGTTGTGCGGCTCGTATTTCGCGCACAGCAATTTGCAGTCGCCGATCACGCAGACCCAGCCCGAGGGCATGACGGAACTGTCTGATGTTCCGGTGGCGGGGTCGACGTGCGCGCTGGCGGCGTTGTCTGATCCGCCGCGGCCGACGTTGGCGCGGGTGTTTGTGCCGTCGACGGTGCCGCAGGTGTCGGGCCGGTCGATCTCATTGTCGGTTCTGGTGCCGGGTCGAGAAGTGACGGTTTAA
- a CDS encoding DUF7172 family protein, which translates to MPITEYLEPYVCVDENLAVDAAGRLRLQPWSVPELVVDVRAKSSGDGPLARPWTVLPGRLMIEQQIHWHNNAPIARPLLIRVTRGPRQWWTSQPNAIQFRDRWTYAVDAEPSPPLTSSIFNGRTGSALDLGTNSVAEPLPGVQFMWTEVNSVDEWLPYPIEPNQSFSLWYRCYMWTPPPWSDNANQNSPTHAAFANWARLQLIAFPDQGSVVTG; encoded by the coding sequence GTGCCGATCACCGAGTACCTCGAGCCCTACGTGTGTGTCGACGAGAACCTCGCCGTCGACGCCGCCGGCCGGTTGAGGCTGCAGCCGTGGTCGGTGCCCGAGCTCGTCGTCGATGTGCGCGCCAAGTCCAGCGGTGACGGGCCACTGGCGCGGCCGTGGACGGTGCTGCCGGGCAGGCTGATGATCGAGCAGCAAATCCACTGGCACAACAACGCCCCGATCGCACGTCCGCTGCTGATCCGGGTCACCCGCGGGCCGCGGCAGTGGTGGACGAGCCAACCGAACGCGATCCAGTTCCGTGACCGCTGGACCTACGCGGTCGACGCCGAACCGTCGCCGCCGTTGACGTCGTCGATCTTCAACGGCCGCACCGGGTCCGCGCTGGATCTGGGCACCAACAGCGTGGCCGAGCCGCTGCCGGGTGTGCAGTTCATGTGGACCGAGGTCAATTCGGTGGACGAGTGGCTGCCCTACCCGATCGAGCCGAATCAGTCGTTCTCGTTGTGGTATCGCTGCTACATGTGGACGCCGCCGCCGTGGTCGGACAACGCGAACCAGAACAGCCCGACGCACGCGGCGTTCGCGAACTGGGCCAGGCTGCAGCTGATCGCATTCCCAGACCAGGGGTCGGTGGTGACCGGATGA
- a CDS encoding DUF7172 family protein yields MSLRVCTSEYMLSTVDGLGMRRTWFPRIVKERFLESTKDGEITRAPDPVVMIDGDIDWYNATPDRQAVTVQIIRAPRSIVAQNPSTVVIHDSWSFAKGARHVVADYPSVTQDAFGGRAQVNRASAAAKDLAYGRLFVDGESSQVWVPIGVLEPGESMHLRYVASVQTPGVWTAPSEFESRWEAHALWTRLLVFAGPVGDTP; encoded by the coding sequence GTGAGCCTGCGGGTCTGCACCAGCGAGTACATGCTTTCCACGGTGGATGGTTTGGGGATGCGGCGCACGTGGTTCCCGCGCATCGTCAAAGAACGGTTTCTGGAGTCGACCAAGGACGGGGAGATCACCCGCGCACCCGATCCGGTGGTGATGATCGACGGCGACATCGACTGGTATAACGCCACGCCTGATCGCCAAGCCGTGACGGTGCAGATCATCCGCGCGCCACGCAGCATTGTGGCGCAGAACCCGTCGACGGTGGTGATTCACGACTCCTGGTCGTTCGCCAAGGGGGCCAGGCATGTGGTGGCCGACTATCCGTCGGTGACGCAGGACGCGTTCGGCGGCAGGGCTCAGGTGAACCGGGCGTCGGCGGCGGCGAAGGATCTGGCCTACGGGCGGTTGTTCGTTGACGGGGAGTCGTCGCAGGTGTGGGTGCCGATCGGGGTGCTGGAGCCGGGTGAGTCGATGCACTTGCGCTATGTCGCATCGGTTCAGACGCCCGGTGTGTGGACAGCGCCGAGCGAGTTCGAGTCGCGCTGGGAGGCGCACGCGTTGTGGACACGGCTGTTAGTGTTCGCCGGGCCGGTAGGTGACACACCGTGA
- a CDS encoding glycerophosphodiester phosphodiesterase: MNKRLVAIDGAAPAGEKLPAVVKTEVESVLSESGTVGEAVALAVTADIAGRDMLEGDDPRVPKPGDADAFRVLDRWGATAFEVDSSSDTKIGPTKIRHTTGGSKKSLRVLDAEDNLAFEVRKDGTVFVGEFSDDSAGGGASYTDTVVYDAQAGVAWSPPPIFRYIDERPDLVVWDHFRRKDTTVANSTGLGVSDCSSFWHDSTLTIQAGAARATGAGGRRFGALMCPVRDVRVKCLVSVGSTHDFGIAACLRSASTWSSDDYLWARFRKTGTGTGDQVSIMLGTTVLGSGDADFGFTGDTDLICEIQVDDDTVTAYVDGQQAATATLDSTDMSTLAGRSDVGLTMNLSSDEDAATRIGYIEVSRVHMRRSWAFPYMFAHRATIRGQAENSFRTLPHLPPDVPGVEIDARLTSDGHFVMMHDATINRTTDSTGSVASMTLAELKAVNLDGGGKIPLLSDWLESCEATHLDYILCHCKSANIAELVALIEASPVSDRCILFGDTVSDLTTARSASETIRLALSGVTVENADTVIPAAEALDVEMCFLAPNSLSDGTLAAVPDILSAGMIAGASVENDSENLNAAIDAGVTALISDYPTIPNR; this comes from the coding sequence ATGAACAAGCGGTTAGTCGCGATCGACGGTGCCGCGCCCGCGGGCGAGAAACTCCCTGCCGTTGTCAAGACTGAGGTTGAATCCGTCCTTTCTGAAAGCGGGACGGTTGGTGAGGCCGTGGCGCTCGCGGTGACCGCCGACATCGCTGGCCGGGACATGCTCGAAGGCGATGACCCGAGGGTGCCGAAGCCCGGTGACGCCGATGCTTTTCGTGTGCTTGACCGTTGGGGCGCGACCGCGTTTGAGGTTGACAGCAGCAGCGACACGAAGATCGGGCCGACGAAGATCAGGCACACCACAGGCGGGTCTAAGAAGAGTCTGCGGGTGCTAGATGCCGAGGACAATCTTGCTTTCGAGGTGCGTAAGGACGGCACCGTGTTCGTCGGCGAGTTCTCCGATGACTCCGCCGGCGGGGGGGCCAGTTACACCGATACCGTGGTGTATGACGCGCAGGCGGGCGTAGCGTGGTCGCCGCCGCCGATCTTCAGATATATCGATGAGCGCCCCGATCTGGTGGTGTGGGATCACTTTCGCCGCAAAGACACCACAGTGGCCAATTCGACAGGGCTGGGGGTGTCGGACTGTAGTTCGTTCTGGCATGACTCCACGCTCACGATCCAGGCTGGGGCGGCCCGCGCCACCGGCGCGGGCGGGCGCAGGTTCGGCGCGCTGATGTGTCCTGTGCGTGATGTGCGGGTCAAATGCTTGGTGTCGGTCGGGTCGACTCATGACTTCGGCATCGCCGCCTGCCTTCGCTCAGCTTCCACGTGGAGTAGTGATGATTACCTGTGGGCGAGGTTCCGAAAAACCGGGACCGGCACCGGTGATCAGGTGTCGATCATGCTTGGCACCACCGTGTTGGGTAGCGGCGACGCGGATTTCGGGTTCACCGGAGACACAGACTTGATCTGCGAGATTCAGGTTGATGACGATACCGTCACCGCATATGTCGACGGGCAGCAAGCCGCCACCGCCACGCTGGATAGTACCGACATGTCAACGCTGGCAGGCCGATCCGATGTCGGGCTGACCATGAATCTGTCCAGCGACGAAGACGCAGCCACCCGCATCGGATACATCGAGGTGTCGCGTGTGCACATGCGGCGTTCGTGGGCGTTTCCGTACATGTTTGCTCACCGGGCCACCATTCGTGGTCAAGCGGAGAATTCGTTCCGCACCCTTCCGCATCTACCCCCGGATGTTCCTGGTGTCGAAATCGATGCCCGGCTCACATCCGATGGCCATTTCGTGATGATGCACGACGCCACGATCAACCGCACCACAGACAGCACCGGCTCAGTCGCATCGATGACCTTGGCCGAGTTGAAGGCAGTGAACCTGGATGGCGGGGGCAAGATTCCGCTGCTGTCAGATTGGCTAGAGTCCTGCGAGGCCACCCACCTGGACTACATTCTGTGCCATTGCAAATCCGCAAACATCGCAGAACTCGTCGCGCTGATCGAGGCGTCACCAGTGTCAGACAGGTGCATCCTGTTCGGCGACACCGTTTCTGACTTAACTACGGCCAGGTCGGCGTCGGAGACGATACGTCTAGCACTGAGCGGGGTCACCGTCGAAAACGCCGACACGGTCATCCCCGCCGCCGAAGCACTCGACGTCGAAATGTGTTTTTTGGCCCCGAACAGCCTGTCCGATGGGACGCTCGCTGCAGTGCCGGACATCCTCTCGGCAGGCATGATCGCCGGGGCATCGGTAGAAAACGATAGCGAAAACCTCAACGCGGCAATCGACGCGGGCGTGACCGCCCTCATCTCCGACTACCCGACCATCCCCAACCGCTGA
- a CDS encoding major capsid protein has product MAKFTLPDQLPANVDELDQLATQATAEIRIFQARAEANDEFTEEEAARFEYLLDSRDQITAERDKVVAADEAHAEKLNSLLNRATTADKQPEPEPQPEPEATADEQAAAEEPAADADAAAAEVVAEAEEVAAEAAEAVPVTAGAEHRQFTVTGDSDIPDATRGEKPKGWQLLPSAPKFAEFGTGPVTSREIAEAIDSVQVGQPTGRQPTGSRSIGGVSFATQAIAKMTRPVAGKVIEDAQEMHEALERIAAEVPGQGKVSAQALVAAGGWCAPSEQLYDFCPTAPALGLVSLPEITIRRGGIRFPAEPDFSGLLNGFHFTETELEATDQSGNPTAIKTPVEVPCPDEFVEYRLEAIGWHVKAGILQRQGWPELIEKFIDELMVAHQQRVSALTVTKMVAAASGTTIAAGPGVLGAKSGVLNGLHLQARNLQIKTRKATIEGVAPIWFRDVLRADLALQEGLDVLAVSDAQIDNWLAVRGIYLQYEGTWQSLSAGQPGHLATVDWPTSVQVLLYPAGTFFRSLDNVITLGVQYPMEQVTVNRYTHGFLEDSFLVGKRCDPALLVTVPLCVNGAIGAREEIVCTSGNGSGEGEGEGEGEGEGEGEGEGEA; this is encoded by the coding sequence GTGGCAAAGTTCACGCTGCCTGATCAGTTGCCCGCCAACGTCGACGAGCTGGATCAGCTCGCCACGCAGGCGACCGCCGAGATCCGCATCTTTCAGGCCCGCGCCGAGGCGAACGACGAGTTCACCGAGGAAGAGGCCGCCCGGTTCGAGTACCTGCTCGACAGCCGCGACCAGATCACCGCTGAGCGGGACAAGGTCGTGGCCGCCGACGAGGCGCACGCCGAGAAACTCAACAGCCTGCTGAACCGGGCGACCACCGCGGACAAGCAGCCCGAGCCCGAGCCGCAGCCGGAGCCCGAGGCCACCGCCGACGAACAGGCGGCCGCCGAGGAACCGGCCGCCGACGCTGATGCTGCTGCGGCTGAGGTGGTCGCCGAAGCGGAGGAGGTCGCCGCCGAGGCTGCCGAGGCTGTTCCGGTCACCGCCGGTGCCGAGCATCGCCAGTTCACGGTCACCGGCGACAGCGACATCCCCGACGCTACCCGCGGTGAGAAGCCCAAGGGCTGGCAGCTGCTGCCGTCGGCGCCGAAGTTCGCCGAGTTCGGCACCGGGCCGGTCACCTCACGCGAGATCGCTGAGGCGATCGATTCGGTGCAGGTGGGCCAGCCCACCGGGCGCCAGCCCACCGGCAGCCGCAGCATCGGCGGTGTCTCGTTCGCCACCCAGGCGATCGCCAAGATGACCCGCCCGGTCGCCGGGAAGGTCATCGAGGACGCCCAGGAGATGCATGAGGCGCTGGAGCGGATCGCCGCCGAGGTGCCGGGCCAGGGCAAGGTGTCCGCGCAGGCGCTGGTCGCCGCGGGCGGCTGGTGCGCGCCGTCGGAGCAGCTGTACGACTTCTGCCCGACCGCGCCGGCGCTGGGCCTGGTGTCGCTGCCGGAGATCACGATTCGGCGCGGCGGGATCCGGTTCCCGGCCGAACCGGACTTCTCCGGGCTGCTGAACGGGTTCCACTTCACCGAGACGGAGCTGGAAGCCACCGACCAGTCGGGGAATCCGACGGCGATCAAGACACCGGTCGAGGTGCCGTGCCCCGATGAGTTCGTCGAGTACAGGCTCGAGGCGATCGGCTGGCACGTCAAGGCGGGCATTCTGCAGCGGCAGGGCTGGCCGGAGCTGATCGAGAAGTTCATCGATGAGTTGATGGTGGCTCACCAGCAGCGGGTGTCGGCGTTGACGGTGACGAAGATGGTCGCTGCGGCCAGCGGGACGACGATCGCGGCCGGGCCGGGTGTGCTCGGCGCGAAGTCCGGTGTCCTCAACGGGCTGCATCTGCAGGCACGCAATCTGCAGATCAAGACCCGCAAGGCCACCATCGAGGGTGTCGCGCCGATCTGGTTCCGCGACGTGCTGCGCGCTGATCTTGCGCTGCAGGAAGGGCTCGACGTGCTCGCCGTGTCCGACGCGCAGATCGACAACTGGCTGGCGGTGCGGGGCATCTACCTGCAGTACGAGGGCACCTGGCAGTCGCTGAGCGCGGGTCAGCCGGGCCATCTGGCGACGGTGGACTGGCCGACTTCGGTGCAGGTGCTGCTGTACCCGGCGGGCACGTTCTTCCGGTCGCTGGACAACGTGATCACGCTCGGCGTGCAGTACCCGATGGAGCAGGTCACGGTGAACCGGTACACGCACGGGTTCTTGGAGGACTCGTTCCTGGTCGGGAAGCGGTGCGACCCGGCTCTGCTGGTGACTGTGCCGTTGTGCGTGAACGGCGCGATCGGTGCCCGCGAGGAGATCGTCTGCACCAGCGGCAACGGCTCCGGTGAGGGCGAGGGCGAGGGCGAAGGTGAAGGCGAGGGTGAAGGTGAAGGCGAGGGCGAGGCCTGA
- a CDS encoding DUF1360 domain-containing protein produces the protein MNQSLDLADLAVLVIYVLAVARVTLLVNTDRISDPLRLWVAHRAILAQKAADEHAEAGRETVAQQVERRAMRWDLLSYLLGCPWCVGLWLALGSGIVPVRLIGWSWWVVIPLGLACSYVVGLLSRLTEDENAEIVASEG, from the coding sequence ATGAACCAGAGCCTCGATCTCGCTGACCTCGCCGTGCTGGTGATCTATGTGCTCGCGGTGGCGCGGGTGACGCTACTGGTCAATACCGACAGGATCAGCGACCCGCTGCGGCTCTGGGTGGCGCACCGCGCCATCCTCGCGCAGAAGGCCGCCGACGAACACGCCGAAGCTGGGCGGGAGACGGTCGCTCAGCAGGTGGAGCGGCGGGCGATGCGGTGGGATCTGCTGTCGTATCTGCTGGGCTGCCCGTGGTGTGTGGGTTTGTGGCTGGCGTTGGGGTCGGGGATCGTGCCGGTGCGGCTCATCGGCTGGTCGTGGTGGGTGGTTATTCCGCTGGGGTTGGCGTGCTCGTATGTGGTGGGGTTGTTATCGCGGCTGACCGAAGATGAGAACGCCGAGATCGTCGCCAGCGAGGGCTAA
- a CDS encoding glycine-rich domain-containing protein, which produces MGLLQFGEGFVKALYLGSAPVTQLYLGELLVWTVEDGQLDVFTEPGAFTYDIPSWATHVDVVLLGGGASGEGGNSALYRGTGGGHGQWKAATLVRGVDIEFGTTQITGTVGDVAGPVPGATPPVSGNATSAAATGWGGLTANGGTVATGNLGTAGQSPGDFEFNGEVYGGGLGGGWPGGWATPPGAGGGGGQGWLVGGGGGGQGARGQAWFRAYLGSGEGEGEGEGEGEGEGEGEG; this is translated from the coding sequence ATGGGGCTGCTGCAGTTCGGTGAGGGGTTCGTTAAGGCGCTGTACCTGGGGTCTGCGCCGGTCACGCAGTTGTATCTGGGCGAGCTGCTGGTGTGGACGGTCGAGGATGGGCAGCTCGATGTGTTCACTGAGCCGGGCGCGTTCACGTATGACATTCCGTCGTGGGCGACGCATGTTGATGTGGTGTTGCTGGGCGGCGGCGCATCAGGTGAAGGCGGCAACAGCGCGCTCTATCGCGGCACTGGTGGTGGTCATGGACAGTGGAAGGCCGCGACCCTGGTGCGGGGGGTTGACATCGAGTTCGGTACGACGCAGATCACGGGCACGGTCGGTGATGTCGCTGGCCCGGTCCCTGGGGCGACGCCTCCGGTGTCTGGTAATGCGACGTCGGCGGCGGCGACTGGTTGGGGTGGTTTGACGGCGAACGGCGGCACCGTCGCTACCGGCAATCTTGGGACGGCGGGGCAGTCGCCTGGTGATTTCGAGTTCAACGGCGAGGTGTACGGCGGCGGGCTGGGCGGTGGTTGGCCCGGCGGGTGGGCTACGCCTCCGGGTGCGGGCGGCGGCGGCGGTCAGGGCTGGCTCGTCGGTGGTGGTGGCGGCGGTCAGGGCGCGCGTGGGCAGGCGTGGTTCCGCGCCTACCTCGGCTCCGGTGAAGGCGAAGGTGAAGGCGAAGGCGAAGGCGAAGGCGAAGGCGAAGGCGAGGGCTAA